tgtctcATAAACACTGTCATAAGATGATGACCTCATTGAGTTATCCTCTTCGTTCCTGTGGAAAACTGTTACCCAGTGAAAAGCGATTCCTGTGCATAATTATGATAATCATGGGTTGTATCTTCTGTACTAAACTCACATATGTGCTACAAGAATGATTTTATAGAAGATAGAATGTTAAACTGGTTGCATCCTACCATCGTATACAGTGACTGTTCAAGTGAATTGTAAATGGAAGTGAAGTGTAAACATatgtataaaatacataaaaatatgtctAGATAAAAGTGTTTGTTAATGTCTTAGTTGTCGGTAGCTTGCTGTATGTTTATGCACCCACTGAAATTCTCTAAGCCTTCatgcacagaacagaaatgcattaatcAGTTTAACTTCTGTTCGTGCTGAGGCCAAAATTGATTTCAGGATGACTCATATCGAGCATTTGCTTTACATGTGAAATTGAGATTAGAGGGAAGTTGCATTAAACATTGTTTCACAACGGGATAAATTTGAGGACTGCTGCATCTCATAGGTTTAGATAGAGCAAAGGAGATTACTACCCTGCTGTAAATGAAGGCAAATGCTTAACACAAATTGGAATGACAATGTGTTTCCCTGTTCATAGTCTTTAATAATGgttatatactttttttttaatgtaaaattccACTTTTCTGTGTAGCTGACTGCTTGAGCTCTTCATTACTCCTCAGAATGCACATTCAGTTTTATGTCCTTTAGATTCATCCCCTGAAATACTAGTTTTCATAGTATCTGGTATCTACTCAAGAGCACAAAATAACCAGTAATCCTTTTTTTAGTGCTGCATTTGGATTTGTGTTAATGCTGTTTCATAGGGTAATAACTGTCATGTTGTCAAAGTATAGACAGGTTGTGGGAAGTGTGGCAGGTGTGTATTTTGCTTCCACTTTGTAAGTTTTCCCTGTCTGCACAACAAAGGAATCTATGCCTACTTATTTTCGCAGAGGCCAATGTTTAGCTCTGTAGAGCAAGCAGAAGCTTGTGGAGGTTCTGGTGGAGTTGCCAGGAAAACAGAGCTATTTcgactgtaaaaatatttttgtaggtCAAAGGCACTGCATGaatacagcaaatatttttacagtggAAATAAACAAGTCTGCATTAGTTTTCATCATTAACTCTTTATCCTCAAAAGCTTACCCTTCCTGCGTCCTGTACCCCTTGTGAAATGTTTCCTTTACGGCCTTAATCTAGTGATAATTCCTATAGGTTTTTTGTTACTCCCTGTTATGGTTTTTTGTGCTGTATAATTTTTAGAAGTTAGAACTCTAGTTTCCAGGACAATGCACCTGTTCTCTTACTTACGCATTTTTCTAGGGCATCATTCCCAAAGACTCCTGTTAGACAAAAGGGAAGAAGCCTTTGGaatttaatcatagaatcataagatggcttaagttggaagggacctcaaagatcgtctagttccaatcctctgctgcgggcagggttgccagccaccaaTTTCATCTTCCATATTTAATGTGAACTCACTATAGATTTTATTCAATTTATTCTTTCTGATTATGGCGATATTAATAAAAAAGCTAACAGTTGCATGGAAACTTTGTAGAAATGGATAAATAATTATGGTATATTTAAAAATCCCTTAAATAATTCTAAGAGTTGGTGAAGATAAgcagttttattctttctacctgcttttttaagaaattagaacaaaaaaacatgaaaacactCCCCCTCacctcccttttttcttttctttttttttttttttgttttcaagctaTGTTTGTGGGCTAAAGTACATGTTTTTAATTCCAGGTTACTAAAGATGATTTCCAGACCTTTGATTATATACTTTGTATGGATGAAAGCAATCTAAGGTAATGTCTGAAGAAATTTTGAACAAATTCACATGGATTGCTGTAGTGCTAGCTCATGAATCACTTCGAAGACAgaagtcacattttttttattacttggTTTGTCTtggcatttttgtttgtgtgtgaaTGATAGAAGGATTCTGCACTTCTTATATGTTTAACGAGCTAGAATtcaatgttttatttgtgtGGTATGTGCTACTCTAAattgaagaaaaggaagcttAGTATGTGTTACACAAGTGCAACTGATGCCTGTATAGTTATAAATGAGAACATACTGTCTTTAGATCAAAGTGATCTGGTTTTCTGATTGCGTAGGAAAGATTCATTGAAAACTTTGAAAGAACTAAATGTGTTGCTTCCCACACacctccttttttaaaattgaaataattttagtcATTAGCTGGGGAAATCTTATTTGCTTCTACTTCCCATCTTTTTAATTGTGTGTCTATGAGATGGTTTGTGCTTAAGAAAGATTTGGTGAAGTAACTGCCTAGTTGTAACAGTTTGGATATCATAAAAAAATCTACTTAATATGTAGATATGATTGAGGGTGAACTTTAAGAACTTACAGGTATCAGAGTGCTTCTAAAGATAGTAATATGTAGCATAACggggttttatttatttattattattaacataTAAAGACTTTTAGGACTAGCACCTCTTATCTGAAGGAAGTATCATTTGCTAAATTTTCTAGAATGTTTTGAGGGACCTCTGTTAGACCTTTTGTTCATACGTAACACTTGTGTCAGGCAAAGAGGTGACTAGCTTATCTATAGTTTCATGCAAATTCTTAAATTGttaatcacagaaccatagaattagcaaggttggaaaagacctacaagatcatccagtccaaccatccacctaccaccaatataaccccactaaaccatgtctctcaacacaatgtctaaacgttccttgaacacctccctgggcagcccattccagcgcctgaccactctttcagaaaagtagaatttcctaatgtgcagcctgaatctctccttgtgcaacttgaggccattcccccttgtcctgtcactagttacaagagagaagaggctgacccccagctcacgacaacctcccttcaggtagttagagagagcgataaggtctcccctgagcctcctcttctccagactgaacaatcccagctccctcagccgctcctcataaggcctgtgctcctgacccctcaccagctttgttgcccaATACCAAAGTAAGTTTTCATTTATGTATTAACTGCAGAGTAGCAGAAACATCACAGCTATAACAGAATTAGGGGTTTTGCTACTGCCACACTTGTAAGTTTCATCTTGAATGTGCACTTAATTCAACCATTGTCTTAGGAATGCCTGTTTGTAGCTGGTTCCAGGTGCTGATGTCATATCAGCCTGTcatatcagaaaataatttgggaCATTGCTTTTCTGTAGTATTGGAACCACTTGGCCCCTTCCTGTTCATTAGGTGGTATGCTGGAAGCCTTGAAGCAAGTGGTTGGACTTCATAATCAGATGGATGCACAGGACGACAGTGTTCAAACAAACATAGTTCTtaaactctgaaaatattttcagcattcacagagatagtttttgtttgttttaaaaaaaagatttttttaaatctctaaaTTAAAGCACTAATTTCTTAGCTGATAGAAATATCAGCACTCCTCTCTTTGCTTAAAACAATACTGTGATCTCAttgctgttttgtctttctcAACTACCTGAAATTAATTCCTTCATTTATTATAACTAATTAGAAGttaatttcttaaaactgaTAGTGCTTACAAAGAAGTACGTACTTTCTTTTCCTATGAAGTATGAAAAGTACTGCCAGTTGTAGTGTACTTTGAAATCTGTTAAGGAGAACGTTATACTTGATACATGCACATTTTCCCTAAGACAGTGTAAAATCTAGAAATGCAGTCTGTGCCTTTGAAGGTCCTGCTCAGTACTTAACAACTATTTGAAAGAATACTCTCAGGGAATTACTTCTTACAACCAATCACAAACCACTTGGAGCTTTTTAAGCATTGGACAAGTTAAATTCTGATTTGGTATGGAAATGTATAATATTATAAGATACCAAGCATGTTTCAGTATGCACTGAGCTTTTAATCTGAAGGTAATTAAAGGTGCATTTTAACTGCATTTGGGATAATGGATGGCCATTTGCAAGTTGACgaggaaaatactgtttcaaaATCAGTATGCTTTACCAGAGGGAGGCGATGTAGAAGATAAGACAATTGCTAAAATACTGCAATATGTCAAAGTCAAGACAGATCTTAAAAATTTACTGTTCTCTGCAAACTGAATGCAGAAGAACTTCACATGAGTTAGAGTCACTAGTGAGAGATCTTGCAATATACCCATTTAAACACTATTTTGTAGCCCAAGAGCtcataattctgaaaaaaaaaaaagtagatagtcttcattatttttgtttaatccAAGTTAAAGATGGACATTGAAAATACTTAGTGAATGATCTGAGGAAGAAGGTAAACTAGCTGTCACAAAGTTCTGTTAAACAGGCACTTGACTTAAGGCTTGTTCTGGCTTTTTTAATAGTCTGAAATAAGTTTGTGTATGTCCTTgatattcaattaaaaaaaaaaacacaagaaaacaggtaacaacaaacaagaaaaggagcAGCACTGAGTCCAGAAACTTACCGTTTTCCTGTGTTCTCTAGAAACTATCATGAAATCTAATACTGATGCTGAAAAACTCTGAAGAGAAATTGATGGaagtttgttttggttttgttggttgtttttttaatatgttttttttttttccccaagagatctgaaaaggaaaagcaaccaAGTTAAAGACTGCAAGGCCAAAATTGAACTGCTTGGGGCATATGATCCACAGAAACAACTTATTATTGAAGATCCATACTATGTAAGAAATGATTTTGGTAGCTTGATTAAAACCTGTGTATGTATAGTATATAATCTTGCCAGATTCCACAGTTCTTATGTAACATATGagatgtatatatgtatatcatATGTGTATCTGATTATGGACAATATAAAATATTGGActaggaaatgaaaacatgtcTTTATTCACTCtatttattattacttaaattactgaaattcaTAATGCACctatattttgaatatttagtGAAGCCCTGTGTGGTCAGCTTCCTTGCAAAAAGAATGTAGTCACAAAAATAGGGACAAAGACAAGGAAATGTCAAAGAATTTGAGTACTGTCAGCTAAGAGCAACGAATTAAATTAGGTTCAGTTTAGGAAAGAGAAGTAGATGGGGATGCATTGGGTTTCTATAAAATCTTAGTATCATGGGGAAATATCAGGAATTGCTATACATTCTATAAGAAATAGAGAACATCAAATAGGTTATAGGAAGAAGATTCAAAACAGGATATTTGTTTCCACACAGTGCTTTGTTAAACAGTGAAACAACATGACAGGATAATGTGAATGTAAAaagaggggtggggggggaaacACCCCGAAAAGGCTTGTCAAttgagtgggaaaaaaaaaaacaacaaataaatccAACAATGAATCAAAAGTTCATCCAGGACTGCCCAGTACACAATCTGGTAGTTGAAATTAGGGAGGAAATACACTAAAACTGTCACCATGTATTTgtactgtttttgttgttttattttccattattgaCAGCAGAAAACGCAATTGTAAAATGAGCCAGTATTACTATTCttaccttctttttcctctttctttttttctagggGAATGAAAAGGACTTTGAAACTGTTTACGAGCAGTGTGTTAGATGCTGTAAAGCATTTTTGGAGAAGCCTCATTAATGTTTAATTATTctatttgtaaaagaaaataattagcttCTCCTGAAATATGTAAGCTTTCCTTGATTGATGTATTTAAATTGTAAAGTTGTGCTTCCTTAGAAGATTCAGAACTttctcagtttaattttttattgttgttcttgTCATCTAATTGGAAAAACAGATGTTGTAGATCAACCATTTTCTCACATATCAATGTAATAATAAAGTACTTGTTGAGAATAAATTTATCTGTAAACTCTTCCAGTGCTTTctcagaagcactgaaaaaaaaaagtcttggtTCTTTGTGCTATGCAGAGTCAACTGAAGTTGTCTCATTGTGCCATTAGTGAGTAAGTTGAAGCCAACTTTCCACAGGCGTATGTGAAATAATACTTCATGTGTGTTAATTTAGGCTTGTCATCCCAGTATCATTAGACGACTTTCAGAATGAAGCTTTTTCATTATTGAGTCTGGTGAACTGCCTTCCCAAGGGGCAGTCTGGGAACTGCCTTCCCAAGACAGGCATTGTTCTAATCACTGTTTCAATGTTCAAGCAAGCAGGACCTGTTATCAGGATCCTGTGAAAATGGTTTGTTATTTAGGTTTAAATCTTCATTTAtcaaagaagaaatcattttgtgCTGGTAGATTTTTATActtgttaaaatgaaatcagttcAAAGATGGTCACTGATGATGGTCACTAAGACTTCTCTGGTTCATTTTCCTTTGGTCTTGGGGCCAATTTGTAGCACACTGATGTACGTACAAGTAATATAGCACTTGCTTTCACAATATAACAGTTCAGTTTAAAAGTCTAAAtgtgaaatgtatattttatatctcagaagtaaaatattcaAATCCATGCTATAATCACAGTTCCTATATGAGTGGCAGatgatattttcatatttacttAGGGGAATGGATAGCATGTCAAAGATGTTCTTTAAGAACATAGTTCAACCTGAACACAGTAACGTGTAATATAATTTGAAGCTATATGAATATCAGTAAGTTAAGTTTTGTGCTCTTGCACAAAAATGGAATTCATGCATTGTGACAATCTATATTTATTTGTCTGAACATCACCCTCAATTTCTGCCTTAGGCAGAAACGTGACTGTGAAATGTAATTAGATCAGTAATGTAACTGATACCATGTTTTTCTACTTTGAATAATGCTAATATTGATATGAACAAGGATTACTGCAGGAACTGTAAAATGGtaaaatttgctttcttatttacCCGTGTTGCATTTATTCTTCTATTTGCCTTCCAAATCAATAGAACAGCCTCTGTATTTGTAATCTACTTTCCTTATGGGAGAGGGATGCATTTGGATAGAGGAGCC
The sequence above is drawn from the Numida meleagris isolate 19003 breed g44 Domestic line chromosome 3, NumMel1.0, whole genome shotgun sequence genome and encodes:
- the ACP1 gene encoding low molecular weight phosphotyrosine protein phosphatase isoform X1: MAAGEVKSVLFVCLGNICRSPIAEAVFRKLVTDEKVENKWRIDSAATSTYEIGNPPDYRGQTCMKKHGITMNHIARQVTKDDFQTFDYILCMDESNLRDLKRKSNQVKDCKAKIELLGAYDPQKQLIIEDPYYGNEKDFETVYEQCVRCCKAFLEKPH
- the ACP1 gene encoding low molecular weight phosphotyrosine protein phosphatase isoform X2; its protein translation is MAAGEVKSVLFVCLGNICRSPIAEAVFRKLVTDEKVENKWMTDSAAVSDWNVGRSPDTRALSCLRNHGIETAHKARQVTKDDFQTFDYILCMDESNLRDLKRKSNQVKDCKAKIELLGAYDPQKQLIIEDPYYGNEKDFETVYEQCVRCCKAFLEKPH